TTAAAGCAATATATTGAAATATACGTGTTCACTTCCGCTTTGAAGTGCTATATTAACTTTCTACTTTCTTGAATAGTTAGCTGATTCtcttgaataaaataatagttttCAGAGAGCCTGTGCTGATATTTAACCATTTCCATAAGATTATTGGTTGCAAAAGGTTAAAAATTGTCTGCTTTTTACTTCTAGGAAGTGCTCTTGTTTAACAAATAATTCTTGTTTGTATGTAATagaaaaaacaagaattttattattcaacTTTGTGTGATAAATATTCTTATTTGACTTTGTATGTGCTCTTTTCGAACAGGAAAGTTGTAGCAGAACTTTTCAACATGACCAGGGACAATGTATACCATCCCAAGCATAATTGGACACTCTCGGTGCAGGAACATCTTAAGAAAAGCTTAGGTGAGGAAGGCCTAATAAGGCAATCCCTTTTGTCGAAGCCAGGCGTATTCATTTCACACCCACTCCCTGAATGCTCTTGTAGAATATCTTCTGCCGAGGTTCCAGTTCATGTAAAAGGTAATGACGGACGAAGTGTGCATGGAGGCGAAGAAGAGTGCCCCAAGTGGATGCAGCATGGTCAGGATGTTCCTTTGGAATCGGCTGGGGAAGAGGATAAAGTGGAGGACAATGAATTGTCAGAGTACGGAAGTACTCTGGTTGAGCAACCAGAATCAAATGACAGTGACAGAACTAATACAAGTCTAGTCTTTGATCAGGATGATGAAATGGACCCGAATGACTAAAATTGGATTTCCATATGATACAAGTTCTTTTTACTGTAAGGCGGCATTCAGTTTCAATCATTTTCTTCTGAAATGGAAAAGTTTTGGAGGTAGAGTAATACTAGGGTTTGATTCCCGGTTCCAACTTTGCCATTTGGAGAGGTATAGGTATTCAAACATATTCTTTGGGTCAATTCTTGGGTTTTCATAACAACAGGAGTTATTTGTGTAGCTTACTGCGAAATGAGGATCGGGTAAGATCAATGAACTTGGGGTAAGCTGATCAGAGTTTGTACACCTTTTTAGCCATATTGAAGCTTTTCAACCATAGGACTACATGTTAGATAAGCCACCTGTGTaaaatttattcttttttatttatatatatattttttatatacagAGAAAAAATGACTAGTACACTGGATGCTTCACTGCGGatcttttgttaaatttttattgGAAATTGATTCTTTTGTTGGTTTCATTTCCTGTCAAAATGAGCTTTGCTTTGACAGCAAGTCACAATGGTTTGTTTATACGCGGTTGAAGTTGGATGCGGCATTTCAGTGGAATCTTGGTTGTTTCTCCTTTTTCACGGGCATGAATTACTTTGAAGGTTTATGTTGTTTTGTAGTGAATGGTGATGCAACATCTCCATAGTGAAGTGATCAAGCTTTGGAAATTTACGGATGAGCTTCTATGTTAATATTTGGTACTTGCAAAATTATTTACCCAAGAAAGAATATTGACAGCTCAAAATTTCGGTCACATCTTCAACTAGAGCTAGTTATCTCTAACAGCACAAAGTTGAAGCACTTGCATGTAAAAAGGTAAAAATACAAATCGAAGTAACCGCATGATTCCttagaagaaacaaaataaaatccaactTTAATTTCATATAGAAAGTTCCGAGAGAGTCCTAAATAATTGTttacaaacaaaccaaaactCGCAGTAACTTAAAACCAAGATTGTTGTTAATTGTTCCTCATGCAAACTTGCTTGCTACAGCTTACCATTATTTGCAGTACCCTGACAAACACTCACCAGAATGGGAGGTTGTAATCTtagtttcatacaaaacatTAGCTTCCACATGTCAATAAAACATAACAGATTAGTTTTATTCATTACTATTAACACCCTTTATTCACAcaacatataaaaaaacatagatTGCAAAGTATGGACCATGGAGAGCGATGGACCATGGAGAGCTGAAATGCACTACCACAGAGGTTTTATGCTGCATCAGTAGCCGCCGGTGCCGCATCTGTGGGCTTCTCAGCAAGAGTGAGACTTTCACCTTCAGCTTCTTTTATCTGCCTCATGATGTCTACCTTTGTTTCAGACTAGTTTTATTCATTACTATTAACACCCTTTATTCACAcaacatataaaaaaacatagatTGCAAAGTATGGACCATGGAGAGCGATGGACCATGGAGAGCTGAAATGCACTACCACAGAGGTTTTATGCTGCATCAGTAGCCGCCGGTGCCGCATCTGTGGGCTTCTCAGCAAGAGTGAGACTTTCACCTTCAGCTTCTTTTATCTGCCTCATGATGTCTACCTTTGTTTCACGAAGGGCTTCTATTTTGCCATTAATCTTCTCTAGCTTCTGTTTCAACTTTCCAACATCCTTGGACTTGTCCTTCttatcaacttttcttttcttctcgcCCTTGTCCTTTTTATCTCtgtctttcttctctttacCTTCCTTTACTTCATCTTTCTGGCTCTGTTCCTCCATTTCACCCTCTGATTCCTTGACATGTTCTTCTATTTCAATCTCCCTAGAAGTAACTTCAACCTTGGTCTTTTCCTCATCCTCTACATTATTGTGTTTCTCCTTTCTCTCCTTCTTGTCTATTTTCTCTTCTATTTTCTcgtccttcttcttctcgttcccatcatcatcacccttgtgtttcttctttttatcatctttgtctttcttcttcttcccttcttttttgctttcattgtctttttcctcatcctttttcttctccttctcatcatcatcacccttgtgttccttttttttctcctccaCATCTTTCTGCttcttcccttcttttttgttgtcatCGTCTTTTTCCtcatcctttttcttctccttctcatcatcatcacccttgtgtttcttccttttctcctCCACATCTTTCTGCTTCctcccttcttttttgttgtcatCGTCTTTTTCCTCATCCTTTTTCTTCCCcttctcatcatcatcacccttgtgtttcttctttttgtcctccacatctttcttcttcttcccttcttttttaatgTCATCAACCTTTTCCtcatcatttttcttctctgttcCATCATCATCACTCTCATGTTCCTtccctttcttctctttcttcttcttcttcttattctcttctttttcctcatcCACATTATCCGCATCCTCCTCTTTTTTATCTGTGtccttccttttctcttcatcttctttcacCTTGACCTTatccttcttttccttcttcgaCTCTTTTTCATCCATATCTTTCTCTTTGTGTTTATAATCATCCTTGCCTTCAATCTCTTCTTCCCCTTCGTCTAAATCTTTacccttttccttcttctcttttttatttttcttctttttatctttttcttccccctctctatcattttctttatcttctgAGCCTATAATATCTTtgttcttctcctttttcttcttcttctcttccttgtCCTTCTTTTTATCCCcgttgctctctttctcttcctcgTCCTTCTCTTTGccactcttattttttttcttcttttccttcttggtTATgtctttctccttcttctttgatttctccTCATCTTTATCAATATGTTTCTCCTCAtcctttttatgttttggctTCTCTTTTACCACTGACTTGGTCTTTAATTCAAGTTCCACCTCAGCCTTCTCCTTCTTTAAGTCACCTGGTTGTGCATCCTTGGTCTTGATCACTACATGGGATTCTTCCTTTTCAACCCTTTCTTCCCCTGTATGTTCAATTTTGTCTTCCATCTCCGGATTATatcctaaaattttaaatgtaAAACTGTTTCCTCTGGACCTGAGATTACCTGAAACAAATGTAAATGTAAGACGAGTAATCTGAGAACAAATGCAATAGAATATGAAAATCCTAATACTTGGTGAATTATAAAATCTCATAATtaacaagaacaagaaaagcCATTGTGTTTGCCTAAATAAGAATAAATTGTTTACGTTTAGAGCTCTGTAGTCAGCACATCACAGCCAATGCTTAAACAATTGGAAGATTACAAATATTTCATCTACAtgttttactttaaaaatgcAAGCTAATGAAATTTATATTCCTTTCTTCAATCCTCATGAAAAATCGACCCAAAGAGTTCCAAAGAGCTTAGATGTGGGAAAAGGCTATGCATATCTTTTGTGGCAAGCAAAAAGGAGACAAAGAGGCTATACACATgtactaattaaaataaatatttaatcttCAAAATATGCAGTTTTGACTGATCACTGCTAGAAAGTTATATCAAATGTCTCgtctttttaatatttagtTCCTAGAATATTACTGGAGTAGAGACTGACTATCAATTTTGGTGTGCAAAACTGACAACTTGAAAAGGTATGGAGGATGGATCTCAAGCAATGAAAAATTTCAAAGATGTGAAATTCAAAGTAAGTgaataatttgataaaatcaaactaaactgataaaagaaagaagaaaaaaaagaagccatTTACAGATTCAAGAGAGAAACAGTGAGAGTGCACTTGAATAGTGAGGAATTAAGGATCTGTACTCAACTATCTAATTGCGTGCTTAAATTGTGAAACCAGTAAGTAAACAAACCAAGATGAATACAAAAATATAGGCCTCACATCAAGtaaaagcaacaacaacaaaacttCATTTCTGATTCACAATTCCAAAGACAAAGTAGCAGCAGCTATAGACCTATAGTGCTTTGCAAGAAAAATTGGCAACAACTCCAATTCTGTGTGTACCTTAATTTGCGTTTCcccaaaggaaaagaagaaaccgATACAGATTGCTGTGTTGTGTTTGTAAGTaacagtgagagagagagagagagagagagagagagagcctgTGGTTTTGCAGGTTAGCTTAGAGTGTGAAGAGTGGTGTGActatttgttttgtatatataGCCTATTACGAATGAAGGCTGTTTGGGCATTGATTACTTCACAGATAGCCATCTGTCAGTCTATTTGTCAACACGGAAAGGACCGAAATTTTACACGGACGGACCGTAAACCTTTGCGTACGTATCCATGGTTGTCTTTAACTCCCTCCTTCCTACGTCGGTTCTTTCTTCTCCAACACTTGGGACACCTGCGACTTGACAAATATCACACTTCTGACGCGGTTTATTGGAAgttttatttcattaattactgTAGTCCCCTTGAAACTGAGTGATCCGTTTTACTCTCCTACCCGACCAACCATTTTTTTACATAGTCTCAACTTTatctaaaaatatattaattttgatgaCGTGACGTGAATATTTTAGTAAATTTGCACAATTGAACCAATTATTTGTCAAATTCAATGACTTATCTGGCAAACTAGAGCCCACGTGTTGAATGTGGCTTTTACTTGCGTAATTTTGCCTCAAATTGgggagatgatgatgaaattgaCCCTACTTGTGAGTGGTTATAGTGTAATACGGGAGTACGGTCATGTTGTATAACTTGTGTTGAAATTCAGAATTAACCACACCATAATATAAACCACACTTGGATagaataatataaacaagaaataaaaatagtgCACAAGAGATTGACAAGGTTTGGCAAAATAATGCCTACATGCCCGAATAGAGTACTTCAATATGATAATACTAACAGTATAAGATACACTTGAATTAAATCAACataacccaaacccaaaacccttgTACACCCACTCACAATGTTTACCAAGAACTCTATATCTCACCCACATATTTCTCCCTGTTTTTCACTCTCTCTGCGCTCTCTACTTTCTCACAGAATGCAACCAACACAAAAAACAAGCTACACTTCTATTTATATAGAAGCCTTGAGTGGGCACCAAGCTAGGGAGAAGCATCTGCAACAAGCTTCCTTCAATATGAAGACTTAACCTCCTCACAACTTTTACCAAAGCCATCATTGCATGAAACTACCACTTGATGCACTGCCTATTAGCTACACCAAAAGTCAAAGATTGCTACACTATATTTGCCTTGTAGCTTATCCCACACTTTTAACTTGTGGGTCCAATTACCATAATATTTTCACCAATTTTGACAATCTCCACCTTGGTGAAAATGCCATGCAAAACTCGAAGCATCACTAAGAATAATTAAACCATTGGCCTAAATCAACAAATTTGGCCCAATCCCGATTCATGTTGCAcgactgttgatgctcaaaatggtcCGATCAATgatgagtccaacttagtgatgaggtgtgtGGAGTCTTCAACAGAGAAGAAGGCTAAGGCCTTTGATAAGGGGGGAACCtgcagaaaacaaaatgtgagaagcaatcgttaagcttTCGACACTGGTGtagtgccggccgaaggctctccgatccTTAAGTCAGCTATAAGTGGTAACTTTGGCAGAGTAACAATAAAGGTGAGAAAGTAGataccctttttacttgggtactgttccctatttatagggaggtgaaagtggGAGGTTTACACAAAGTTTCAATGAgagactttgtgcaagtcgtcgTGGTGGCGACATGTGTCCTGGGAATTAGGTTTGGCaattgggagcttcggcaggtgtctggcacctcggaagtgtgtcttcctttgGCAAGGAAGAAGGCGTGGCTgtcttggtgctagtcgctttgaggTTGGGTATGCTCgttgattatggtgtaaacaatagtcccccaagttcgcggtcaagaagtaacttctgggttgggaacttgtgagtttttgtGTAATCGTGACCGAGCATTCCAACTTTAGTGGGAGCCGTAAGGCATtccctagtcccccaagttggcaagctagAAGTTACGGCAACACTTGGTAGCTGTGTGAGCTTCTAGGACTATTAGGTAGCTGGGTACCCAAGTTTTTGGCAAGGAAGCCGGGTCTGGGGCCTTGAATGATGAGCCCTTATTCTTCTTGTACAATGCCTGTCGTTCGGCaggctttcttctttttttgttttttttgttttttttgtttttgtttttgtttttttttttaaagtcttGGGCCTTGGAAATTGAGTGCATCAGCAAGGGAGTGGCTCGTGGGCCTCCAGGTGTTAGAGCGGGTCGTGACCATGTCTTGACTTTGGGAGGCAAGGGGCTGGGCCTTTTTTGTTTCGGCAGAGTAGCTGGGCCACTTTCGGGCCTAGACAGGGCCTTAGGGTCTAGAATTTAGAGAGGCATTCAGCACCATGGGCCTTTGGATTAATTCGAAAGGACCTGGGGTCTTTTTTATTGGAGTGGGTTGAGCCATGGAGATATTTGTTGGGGCTAGGGTTAAGATTTGTGAGAGGGGTGTAAATAAGTTTCTATAACTCTTGCCGTAGAAATAGCTGGGACCTTTTTGTAGCTGGGTCTGGCGGTATCTCTTCCGCAAGGACCCTTCTTTCGGTAATTGGAGCTCTTCTTTCCTTCGGCAAGGGTGTTAGGTTCCAAGGCAAGGCTGAGCTGGGTTTTGGGGGTTCCTGCCGATCGGCAAGGTTGTTTTCAAAGGAGTTGGTCCTTAAGCAGTCGGGCACTTCATTGAAGTTTCGGTAAGAGGGTGAAGCTAGGCTGCGTGGGTATTTCGGTAAGAACTGGTTTTGCTACAACAGCTTTTGTGGGGACGCGTTGGATGGTTCGGCACCAGTCCCTGCCAAATGGCAGGGTTAGCGTGAGTTTTGTGTTAAAGGGTTCGTGAGCTAAAGGGGTTGAACTATTCGTGTGGCTACGATTCCAGCATAGCTTCGGTAAGGTAACATTCTTGCATCcctgttttttgttctttctcggACCTTGCCGTTCGGTAAGCTTGACTTTGAGCCTTGATTATTGCTTTCCAAGCTTCAGCAAGACAGTAGGGTCGGCAAGGGTGTCCAGAGtaaatttaaattgtttgTGTTTAAAGGGTGGGGCTGGGCATAAGTTGGAGTCGGGCCCTTTGTGATGGCACGGATTTGAACTGGGTCACCGTAGCCCATAGCTTCGATAGCAGCTGGGCTGTACGACCCGGGTCTATTGAGGTACGCATTTTTTCGCAGCTCCGCCTTTTGGTTTGTTCATCCCTTGCCGCTCGGCAATGGTGGATTAAgagatttgttttgttgttttttatgtttagcAATTTGTGAAATCGAGAAAAATCTTGGCTAGGCTACACGAACCGAGCGAGGTGCTGAAGTGTGAGAAGGGACTTGAAAACTTAGAGCTGGGTCTTGTGAAggtaaaatttttttttttttggcagagCTGGGCTCGTGGGTTGGAGCTGGTGTCTTTGATTTATGAGCTGTGGTAAGCGTGGGCCTGCCAGGTTGTGCTGGGGTGAACTTGGGCCTTCGTGCTAGTTCCTCACTTGTTATAAAGAACCTAAATTGCTTTGATGGTTGTTTGACTTTGCAGCAGGGGGTGTAGACTTGCTGTGAATTTCGTGGGTCTCTAAATAATTCTGCacggcccttgccgttcggcaaggcaTAAGGAATTTGCTGAGTTTTGACTCGGTGAGAGTGCTTCTGTTGTAGCTTCAGCGTTGTATCTGGGAGCTGGACCCTTGAATTTATGTCAagaattttggcaagatagggCCGAGAGGTGTTGGAGCTAGGCCATGTTGGTGGTGCTTATTCCCTTAACAAGAGCACGGCCACCCTTACGTACGTGTCTTCGGGTGTTTTAGTGCAGGTGAGTTTGGAGCTAGGCCTCTTCGTCGCTACTTGATACCTAGGACATCCTTTCGGTAAAGGTAAGAATTTTGTGACCTCCCAAAATAAGTTTTCATGGgacttgccgttcggcaaggccAGCCTTGCCCATTTCGAAATTGTGGTAACTTTGGTTTTTGTAGGCGTGAAGGGCTTTGTCTTGGAGCTTGGTTTGAGGTTGTACCTTCTTTTAAGAGGCTAGGCctctcaatttttgttttttgaaccTTGGTGGGCATTTAGCTGGGTCCTGAAGGTTTAGGCAATAGCCGGGGTGTCTTGGGACTTCAGCAAGACAAGGAAGAAATCGGAGCTGAGCCTTTAGAGCTAGGCCTGCGTCAGAGCTTGGTCATTAGACTCTTGGCAAGAGCTGGGCTTCTTAAAGCTAAGGCACGGATTTTGTTGCTTTACTTTTAGAAAAAAGGTGAATGGTAAGCCCTCATGTTTTACTTCCACAGGTCTTGCCTTTCGGCAAGGTCCCTTTGAAATCTCTTCGCcactattttttgtttaaaatatgaatttcaaattgtgTGTAGGTACAAGAAATTTGAGAGGGAAGTGAGGGGGTGCTAGGGTTTTCTCGTGAACCGAGGTGTAGGTACCCTTAGTTCATTATAAATAGGAACTTGGGGTGGCGAATGCACTAAACTTGAGTTTTGGAGAAAAAGTGCTAGAAAGTGAGAAGGAGAGAAGGAGATTTCCGCCGAGGTTTAGTGGTGGTGCTTGTGGCCAAGGTGATTTCTGGCGATTCTTTCGTGGTGGTGCAAACAAGGTTAGGCCCtgtttctttgaaaattttgaattgaaatgtcttTCTTTGTATGAACATATTGAAGGCTAGGAAGAACACCTTGAATATGAGcatgaacatgatgaacacGTTGAGCATTGAGATGAACATGTTAAATGCTTGTTTGTAAACCAAAAAACATGTAAATTAGCCATCTTTTTGTGTTGTTGTGTTTCGATCCTCCTTGCATGTGCAttagttcctttttcttgtttttgcataTTGTGGATGTCTGAAAGTTCTCATAGAGAAAGTCATGACCCCCATACCTTTGGTAGGGATGATACTGAGAGTGAAGAGCCTAGccaatatatttgttttgaagAGGAAAGTTCAGAGACAGAGGGTGTGGTAGAAGGTATTATAGAAAGTAGGGTGGTAGGGCATGAGGGTAAGGGGGTGAGCCATCAGTAAACTCCGAGTTAGctgcatatagggagatgTAGAGGAACTATATAGAGTTAGAGGCTATAGCGAACCGGGTTCTAGCCTTGCCTCATACGCTAGAGATGGGTTCGAGCAACCAGGCATCACCATCGGGGTCCGTGGGTATAGCTGTGGCCTCAGTTTCAGAGGGAGTGGACATTCGGGTTGGTGTCCCTTTGGTGAGGCGGAACACCCTTACAGAAGCAAAGTTGGCCCACTTCGGACAGACTATTGTGTTCCACCCTATGTGGGCTTGAGGTTACCCACTGCAGCTGATGTGGTTAAATATCCTTCGAATGGCTTTGTGATGATTTTTACGGATATGTACAGGCATGGCTTCAGACTACCATTTCATCCATGGGTGCAGATGATGTTGGCCAAGTTAGGATATGCGCCGGGGCAgtataatcccaacttttggattCTTCTTTATGGAGTTTACATCGCTTGGTGGCTAGCTGGGTTAAGGCGAAGGAAGTTTTGGCTGGGTACAGGCCAATTGCCGAAAGGCGAAGGAGAGGGGTTATTTTATTAGTCACAAGCCATCTACGTAAAAGTCCTGGAGGAACAGGTGGTGCATGATTTATGGTGACTGGGAGTGTCCGCCAGGGAAGACCGTTACCCAACACATTCCTACCCACTTCCAGTCTGTAGGTCCTTGGCCCCATCCCTTAAGACTGTTTggtgtttgattttgtttttcctgtTCTCACTCTTGGTTCTCTATTTTTGCGTGTGCAAGTGTAAATGACTAAGTAGAATCTAACCTTTGGTGTAGATTCGGTGAAGTGGATGCCTATCTCCAAAGAGCAAGAAGACGAGGTTGAGAGGGTGAGGTCATAGTTATCAGAGACCGAGCATGAGTGCTAGAACCTGGTCACCCAAAAGAATTTGTTGGAGTCTGGACTTCTGCAAGGAAGTAAGTACCTGGGtcacttttgttgtttgtcttCTAATTCCCCTGTGGTTGCGACTGACgtagttttgttatttttgatgTGCAGTGGCGGGTATTATAAAGGGGAGCACGAAGGTGGTAGTGGATATTGATGATGCCGAGATGCAGAAGCGGCTAAGGGAGTCTCGGGCCAAGAAGGCGAAGAAGGGGACTGGGAAATGCCccagagatgatgatgagggcCGGGTTGCTGACGTGTTGGGAAAGAGGAAGGCCTTGGAGGAAGCTCATCAGCATGTGATGGGGGCGGGATCGAGACTTCCTCTCTTTGATCTGCAGGCGCCGCCGAAGCTCCCCTTTGGCATGAAGGACATTTTTGCTGAAGGGGTAGAGAAGGTGGATTTCGGCAAGCTACGTCAGCAGAAGGAGGTGAACTTAGCCATGCACCGACAAGAGGTGCCCCTGGTGAACGTCTTCCTAAAAGGCAAGAAGAGTGACCATGAGGCCCTGGCAAGGACCCTGGCCTCTTCCTATATAGATCGGGCCTAAAAGACGAACCTCACTTCTGCCTATGTAAGTTGTGACTTTGTTTGTGAATTTGTTCGTATCATTCTTGTTTCGTCTGACtgatgttgttttgttttgcaggccTTTGGCGAGATGATGTCAGCATGGCCAAGGTAGATAAAGAGATCCAGAGGCTGAAGAGGCATGATGAGATGGCTAAGAGCAAGATGGCAGAGGCGCAGAAGGCCGTCCGAGAGAAGAACACCCTGATGTTGCAAAAGGCGGCCCTAGCCAAAGAGGTGGAGGAGCTGAAACGGTCGAAGGTCGAGGAGGTAGCTGCTGCCCGAATCGAAGAGATCAAGTTGTTCCGAACTtcagaggagctgaagagTTAGATCATAGACCGACTAGTGGATGAGCAGCTTCGCTGAGAGGATAGGCTGGTTAGGTTCAACCCCTCGGTTGAGATTAACTTTGATACGAGTGGCGAGCCTCCTGCACCTTGTCCCACTACGGATGCTGCTGCTCAGACGCCAGAGGTAGAGCCAGCCACTGGGGATGCCCCCTCTACTGAGTCTTGAAGGCGTTGCCTTCTTTATGTATTCTAGCTATTATGTTGGAACACTTGatgtttatttttgctttgtaTGAACATGTTGCCTTGCGTGGAGCAAGGTTATTTTGATTTCCTATGATATGAGACTTGTTGTCATGTGGTATCAGTTGTGCTAGCAAAATGAGAACTGTGTGAGTGAGGAATTAGCCAGAGTCAGGCGTTTCATTCAAATAGGTGCCGAAAGGCAGAGGGTACAAGAGTTGGTTGAGTCAAGGCTCAAGACCGAAGTATAAGAGAACATATTGTCCTAGGGTCTAGGTGTGTTTACTTATAACAGTACTTGCGGTGATTAGCGTTCCAAGGATGAGGCAACGTCTTGCCCTTGGGATCACGAAGCTGATAAGTGCCGGGACGACAGATTTCGATAATCTCATAAGGAGCTTCCCATGTAAGGCCTAAGGTACCTTCAGTAGGATTTTTGGTGGCCAAGGAAACCTTGCCCATGACTCAGTCCCCTATTTTGAAAGCACAGGGCTTGACTCGAGAGTCGTAGTATTTGGCGATGCGTTGTTTGTACGCGACATTGCACATGCTGGATTGGTTACAGAGCTCTTCAATGAAGTCGAGGTGTAGGGCTAATTGCTCGTCATTGGCCTCGGCATCATAAGTGGAGGTTCGGTATGTGGGTTGGCTAATCTCCACTAATGTCACGGCTTCAGTACCAAATGAAAGAGAGAACGGTGTTTTTCCTGTGGAGGTACGGAAGGTGGTGCGGTAGGACCCGAGAACCTCTGGGAGTAGCTCTGGCCAGCAGCCCTTGGCTTTGTCAAGTTTGGTCTTTAGGGTcttcttgataattttgttcacGACTTCAACCTGGCCATTGGACTGAGGATGGCCTGGGGAGGTGAAGCAAAGACGGATCTTGAGGTTAgaacaaaattatttgaattttgtattGTCAAATTACCGGCCATTGTCTGTGACGATGGTGTTGGGGACGTCGAAGCGACATATGATATTTGCCACACAAAGGTTTTGATGTGGGCTGCAGTGATGGTGGCTAAGGCTTCGGCTTCAGCCTATTTAGTGAAGTAATCTACGGCTACAACTGCATACTTGACTTGGCCCTTGCCCTCAAGCATCAGTCCAATGAGGTCCAGTCCCAATTGGGCAAATGGCCAATGACTGACCATGGCTGTCAATGGTTCAGCTGGGAGTTGTAGGATGTTGGCAAATCTCTGACACTCGTCGCGTTTCTGGGTGAAGGCCTGGGCATCAACACGGAGTGAGGGCCATAAGTATCCTTGGCGAATTGCCTTATGAGCCAGTGAGCGTGTGCCCGAGTGGTTGCTGCAGATGCCTTCATGAATTTCCCGAAGGACATAATGACCTTCCTCTGGAGTCAGACATCGGAGGTAAGGAAGGTTGAAACCCCGCTTGTATAGGGAGCCGTTAATGATCAAGTATCGGGCAGAATGATAGCGAACGCGTTGTGCCTTAGTAGAATGAGCCGGTAGTGTTTGGTTCTGCAAAAACTGAAGAATGGGGTCCATCCATGTAGGGCTATGATCAATGGTACAGATGAGTGGGGCTTGTGTGCTG
Above is a genomic segment from Prunus dulcis chromosome 7, ALMONDv2, whole genome shotgun sequence containing:
- the LOC117633691 gene encoding glutamic acid-rich protein-like, which encodes MEDKIEHTGEERVEKEESHVVIKTKDAQPGDLKKEKAEVELELKTKSVVKEKPKHKKDEEKHIDKDEEKSKKKEKDITKKEKKKKNKSGKEKDEEEKESNGDKKKDKEEKKKKKEKNKDIIGSEDKENDREGEEKDKKKKNKKEKKEKGKDLDEGEEEIEGKDDYKHKEKDMDEKESKKEKKDKVKVKEDEEKRKDTDKKEEDADNVDEEKEENKKKKKKEKKGKEHESDDDGTEKKNDEEKVDDIKKEGKKKKDVEDKKKKHKGDDDEKGKKKDEEKDDDNKKEGRKQKDVEEKRKKHKGDDDEKEKKKDEEKDDDNKKEGKKQKDVEEKKKEHKGDDDEKEKKKDEEKDNESKKEGKKKKDKDDKKKKHKGDDDGNEKKKDEKIEEKIDKKERKEKHNNVEDEEKTKVEVTSREIEIEEHVKESEGEMEEQSQKDEVKEGKEKKDRDKKDKGEKKRKVDKKDKSKDVGKLKQKLEKINGKIEALRETKVDIMRQIKEAEGESLTLAEKPTDAAPAATDAA